In Candidatus Binataceae bacterium, the DNA window GCCGGCCCTTGCGAGGGCTTCGATTGCGCGTGCTCTAACCGAGAAGGACTTGTGATGAGCAGCGTGAGCCAACGCGGCCAGGCTCTCTTCGTTCCGGATCTTCCCCAACGCAATGGCAGCTTCCTCGACAAGAAATGGATCGTCCTCGTGGTCCGCGAGTTCGGCCAGGTCTCGGACCGCCTCCGCTACGCGCTTCTCGCCGAGCACGAAGATGGCGCGGCGTCGCGTCTCGGCAAGCGGGTGTTTGAGCGCTTTTCTGAGCTTTGCAGGGTAGTCGCGGCCGTCGAGTTGTTGTTCGACGCCGCATCGTGGGCACGCACGATCGTCGCTCGCAAGCTCGGCAAAGCAATTGACGCAGTAGAAAGTCATATCGCGCGGAAAAGCACTAGCGAACCTATCGCACTCATAGCGGCTCCATATCCGAAGGCGGCCTCCGCCGACACGCGGCTCCATAGAAGCCCTACCACGATGCTTGACACCAAATCACCAACGCCGTTAGTGCCAGCCAGAAGGCCAAAACCCGCGCCGCGCACGTCTGCGGGCAACAGATCAGTGGCTACCGCGGACTCCAGGGTCTCCTCGGCGGCCAACACAATTCCTTCAAGGACAAAAAGCACCACGAGTGGCGTGAGGCTTCGTGGTCCGAGCGCGAACCCGACCGTAGCAACCGTATCGATGACGTAGGACACCGCGAGCAGGTAGCGCCGTTGATAGCGGTCGCCCAGTGCGCCGATGGGATACGAGAACAGGGCGTGAGTGACGTTGTGGACGACGTAGAGTGCGATCGCTGCGCTCATCGCCTTGGACGTCGAACCCATCAAGTCGGCGGCACGAAGCACCAACATACTGTGAGCGAAGTCGCCAGCGCCGAAGATTCCAACGGCGACCAGGAAGCGGCGATAGGT includes these proteins:
- a CDS encoding HEAT repeat domain-containing protein is translated as MTFYCVNCFAELASDDRACPRCGVEQQLDGRDYPAKLRKALKHPLAETRRRAIFVLGEKRVAEAVRDLAELADHEDDPFLVEEAAIALGKIRNEESLAALAHAAHHKSFSVRARAIEALARAGGAWRKIALDIAEHDPSATVRESVRCRND